A single region of the Plutella xylostella chromosome 7, ilPluXylo3.1, whole genome shotgun sequence genome encodes:
- the LOC105390566 gene encoding cysteine-rich hydrophobic domain-containing protein 2, protein MADFDAIYPDEESEEHIEETHVTLVPDPIVVRGAGNMTVFGLSNRFTGEFPSGLQSRVAPEEYQATVDRINSVLKKTLPVNVKWLFCGCVCCCCTLGCSLWPVICLSKRTQHSLNKLLEWENSRLYNKLGLRWRLTKQHCDSSSMMEYVLLIEFIPKIPIYRPD, encoded by the exons ATGGCAGACTTTGATGCTATATACCCTGATGAGGAGAGTGAGGAGCACATAGAGGAGACTCATGTAACTTTAGTGCCAGATCCAATAGTTGTACGAGGGGCTGGTAATATGACTGT GTTTGGTCTAAGCAACCGCTTCACAGGCGAGTTCCCCTCCGGCCTGCAGTCCCGTGTGGCCCCGGAGGAGTACCAGGCCACAGTGGACCGCATCAACAGTGTGCTCAAGAAGACTCTGCCGGTCAATGTGAAGTGGCTATTCTGTGGCTGTGTCTGCTGCTGCTGCACCCTCGGCTGCTCGCTGTGGCCCGTCATCTGTCTTAGTAAACGA ACGCAACACTCCCTCAACAAGCTCCTGGAATGGGAGAACAGCCGCCTGTACAACAAGCTGGGCCTGCGCTGGAGGCTCACCAAGCAGCACTGCGACTCCTCCAGCATGATGGAGTATGTGCTGCTCATAGAGTTCATACCCAAGATACCCATCTACAGACCCGACTAG